gACCGATTGCACACCCCTAATGTGTAATGCATTAACCTTGGTAAACTGTTTGTATGTCGTGTTTCATGAAAATTAGCCATTCACAAGTCACAATCCCAAGTAGTTGCAAAAACCCTCAACCCAGCACTTTTATCATAATTATGGACTGCATAAATATATTGATCAAAGTTGACGTAACAAAAAGAAGTACAAAAATAAAATGTCACTTTTATGGTTTTTGAATTCCTTTTGGCAACtcatatttaattaatcaattatgtATCTCTTCCTTGAACCACTACTTTTTTGGGGGGAAATATTTAGCATCCAAACCTTATTCTTGTAGCTTGATATATTGGACTGATACAGAGACCTCAAAAGTAGAACAATTACATTCCATGTGCGTTGATTTACCGATTTGCAACTTCAACTCACAATTAACAATCTAAATTCTACCCTAGCAAAACCAATCAACTAATTAATTATTCTGGACTCATGGAGTTCAAGTCAATCCCAAACACTTTAGAAAAATATACACCCAACTTCACGAGAAATTAATGAGAACTGAATCCAAAAATAAAGGATAGAAAATTACCAATATCAAGTAGTAATCTGGGTATGTTGTCATCAGGCAATGCAAGAAGCTCCAACGCCCTCTTCGAAAGTTTATCCTTTAAAGAGATCAACAGCATCGAGAAAACATTAATACATCCATGCATTAAATTGGAGCTGCAAGTAAAGAAAGTACCTGAATATCGATGATACGAGAAGAAGATGTGTACTTGCGAGCTTCCTCATCATTGTAGAATATCTCTGGTGGGGCTTGGAGCTCTGGTCGAGATGTCATCTTCTTCCTTTGCTGGCCAAAGAATAATGTTAAGCTGatggtaatatttaattttgtgaCTCCAACTCTAAGCCATTCATTCATCAACTAGACAGTTTCAAAGTTGGATAATAAAGGATAATAAACCCTTAAAGTACGAGAAAGTGGATTTTAACTTTTAAGTATGGTCCTAGCCGAATAAAATTTGGGATGAGGTCCCATTGAATCTCCCCCTTCGAAACTGAACTTGAAAACTTCCTTTCACTCAGTTAAAATACACCAAACaaaaaaggaaagaaagaaaacaaattttcataaacaaaaaaaaaagaattttacTCATACAGAATTCTTCGGAATATTTACTTCCTTCTGTCAAAGGAAAAAGTGATAATGCGGGATATACCGTGTTTACGGGATCAGATCGAAGCCATAAGAGTCTACCCAAGCAACCGATATTTTGTGCAAAAgacatcaaaacaaaaacttggaAATTACTGAGCTTAGGGTATTACCTGGGTGATTGGCTTGAAGTGGGGCCGTGTTTGTGCGATTGAAAGTTACTGAAGGATGAGAATAGACGGAGAGAGACGAGGATGTGGAGGCGTAAGCTAGAGGAAGCGGAGAAGTAGACGGTGATCGAGCGCGCAGGGCAGATGATGGAGGTGTGAGTTGGCTGCTGCTGGACGGCTCAAGTGGTCGCTTCGAAATACTTGTAGTGCATATTTGGGGCGAATTAATCCATTTATATATAAGTAAACTTTAAATTAattcttaaaaaatttgaaaattaaatatcTCAAAAAAGAATTTCgtacataaaaattgtacactTATTTTCCTTATAGAAGCATATTAATAACTAATaagaattcaaaataaatagcaAGTGGTCTAGAGTCTTAATTTAACAAATAATTTTAGATCCAACACCTTACTACACCTAGGTGATCTAGCTCATTTTAGGTCGGACTTGGCATCCCACAATTAAGCACCTTTTAAAAACATAACCAGATTTTAAAAAACTATTTTCTAACAAACTCTTCCGAGTTCCAACGACTATTTATTAATGATCGTGAATTTTCCGAGGAATTCATGAGATTCAGGACTCCCATGAACTCCGATCGACGTAAACAAAGGCGATTTTCAAGATGGGAACAAAGACGGTTATATACAAACCGTCGTTATATTAAGCGACAGTTTtaaaaaatccgtcgctatattaatcgGCGGTTTTTCTTAAAAACCGCCGTTTAAGAAGCGACGGTTTGTCAccataaaattaataaaaaactactatgcaaaaattaaaattatgtattaaattttctgtaaaaaaaatatttaaaacctGATGTGCGCGAAGATATGCAGCTCCTCGTATCACTGGAAGATCGCACCGATGAGTAAATCTACgaaataaatatgaaaaatgttagtacaaaataaaaaaaaaaccgaaatttcgaAAAAATTGATAGAGTTTCGCTACTACTAGAGATAGGCAAAAATCGCTTAAGAAAATGTTCGCGAACCTCGGTGTATATAGAATCATAGCGACGGTCTttgaaaaaaccgtcgctattagcgacgtgGTGTAATTAAATCGTCGCCAGTATCGACGGTTTTATCATAAACCGTCGcagatctagatcggcgacatTTTGTGCAGACGGTTTCCAATAAAACCGTCGCCTATCAAAGAAAAGCGACGGTTTACTAAAAATAGCGACATTTTTAAGAAactgtcgctattatagcgactgTTTGACAAACCCGTCGCAATTTTGCGTGACAGGTTTTTTACCGTCGCTTGCGTGACGGGTTTTTTACCGTCGCCCATGGTGACGGTATAATACAAGACCGTCGCACATGGCGACGggtaataaaaccgtcgctatatagcgacggttgaaGAAAAACTGTCAATATATTAgtaacggttttaataaaaccgtcgttaAGCCATCCGTTTCTTTTAGTGTCTAATGACAATTAAAATATCTTAATACCATTACAATTGAAAGAAAAAgcttaaatattaataaattcGAATAAGCCACTGTAATTAGCAAATTAATGAATTTGTTGAttacaataaatatttaaatcgtGTAGATTGTATTATTTAAATCGTGTAGATTGTATTTTAAATCGTTTAATGAAGCGACGGTTTGTATATAAACAACTATCATAAATTCACAAACAAACTACAAcgcaaaaattaaaatcatgtattaaattttctgtaaaaaaaaactttaaaccTGATGTGCGCGAAGATATGCAGCTTCACACCGACGAGCAAATCTACGAAATAAATACGAaaaaatgttgatacaaaataaaaaacagaAACTTCGAAAAAATTGATAGAGTTTCGCTACCACTAGAGATAGGCGAAAATCGCTGAAGAAAAATGTTCGCGAACCTCGGTATATATACAATCATAGCAACGGTCTtggaaaaaaccgtcgctattagcgacagaGAGAAAGTTAACCGTTGCCAgttgcgacggtttattaaaaaccgtcgcaaatctagatcggcgacagcgtctgtaaaccgtcgctacatcgGCGTAAAAAAGCGATGGTTTTTATTGAGTAGCGACGGTtgtattaaaaccgtcgctatatagcgacggttgacAACCCGTTTTTTGGTAGTGATACATCGAGAACCAACGAGAAGAATAAGCAACATAAtacatatatttgtataatTTGATCTTTGTTCGGATAAATTATGTAATTATGTGACTCCGTTTTATTTAAACTAGTAGAAAACATGTGAGAAAATAAACTAcaaaaaaatgaatttatagCAAAACTGTAGTAAATTGTTACATTTCTGCATTTAATAAATACTAACTTAGAACTTAGATacgatatttattttatttctcaatgtatttatttaaagtttttcTTGTTTAATTTTGATCATAACTTTGCATCATGTATCTTTATCACTTCGATCTTtatgttttttcttttttgttctAGTTTGATATTTCGATGTGTTGTTATTTATCTTCTTTTTAAGTTTTTGTATTTCTTTAACTGTCGTTTTCTTCATTTTATTTGATTCATCTTTTTCTTCtagcacaatttttgttttctGCAATGCATGTATTATAAGTTATTGGCCATCTTTTTGATCTTCATCatatctgattaatctaaataaaAATTTGTAGTGTTTGTGCTTCTTAGTATTGTGAATGTTTGTATGTAACTAAATTATTAaatgtattttattattttatgaaatgaaatcatgatttataataataaagtaaatattttaaattgaattatTTGGTACTTTTTGGATGAAATTCTTGATTGATGCTCAAATTAACATTGTAGCAGTATCTTCAAACAATGTTATTCTTGCAACATGCTCATTTTCTTGGACTAATAATATAACGATAATGGGCCATTATGTTTAACTAACATGGCCCTCGGCTCATACCCATGCATTTCTACTGATCATGAGTCGTTAGGATGGTTCATCAAGAGCCCTAGCACATGTCCATATAACGTCACTCATAGAATATCTCACCcctggaaagtggtttcttCCGCCTCCACCAACACTTGAACCTCCAGATATAAGTACCTAGATTCTTAAAGTGTTGGTATAAGTTGAACTACTaattgtaaggtccaggaaATTCAATCTACGTAACCagactgcatgcaatctagggttttatttaaatatgtgtttaatgatttttatgcatttagtgcatgattattgcatggatatggTTTATTTCAAGATTATTATTAAGTTTCATGCATTAaggttttaagttgcatttcgcgctcgaacgaggaacggagaccggagataATCAAGAAagtatttttattgaataattatttctaattatttaatataaggtGTATTTAAGGGGGAATTTCGAAAATGGGTCTTGGTTGAGTATTTTTACTCGCCGTGGCGTATTTTAAACCGTTATGAAAATTTTATCTATTCGGATGACTTTTGAGGGTTCggaaaatattttctaaaacgtatcaatcaaaatattttttgagagTGTTATTGAGCTTGGTGTGTTTATTTTATTGTCTAGCGGGCCCAAAACTCTTTTAACTCCTTTAGTTATAATTGTTGGCCCATTAGTGCATAATTATTTTAACCTAAACCCTACATTTTGAAACCCTAAACCTACCATTCAGCATCAGTCGTCCCCTCCACATTCAGCAGCCTCATTTTCGAAGTTCCTCAGCAGCCACACGAAAATCCTCCTTAGTTTTAAAAAGAAGCTCTTTCCCCGCCTCTCCGGTGCGAGTTCTAAGCGGATATCTCAAGTTTTTTGACGGACACGCCATAAATCctctttttctcatcattcatatCATAATACGTTGGTTTGTGTGtttatgcatgagaattattttgatCTATCATTTGTTATCGTTTTTGCGCGGCTTTGACACGAAATACGCTTACATCTTCATGTAACTCACGTTTTTATCTGATCTTTGTGTAAGGGGATGCTGATTGGAGATGCTAGGGGCGGTGTAATTCGAGAGTGAGGGAGATTAAGGGTTGGAGTCGAAGTTGAGTCGGCATGGGAGAGGGCTGATCTGTTGTTTTCTTGGAGAGCATGGGGCTTTCCGTGGTTAGATCGGGAGAAAGGGGTGATGCAGCCGTGCATGGCGTAATTCCAGCCATAGAGCTGACCCTATGAGGGTCCATGATGGGGCTAGGAAAGGGCCGTGAGCAGCTGGTCACAAGAGGGAGTCGATCGAAGGGAGGGACATGTGTAGGTGATACTTGTCTTTGGGTTGTTTCTGTGTGAGCAGCTCAGTAGCGTGCATGGTACTAGAATGCTCGGCTAGGTTGGTCCAGGAGGGTCATGTGGTGGGCTAGGAGTGAGCGATTTGAGGCCGGTTCGAGTCGGTTGGGTGGGGCTTAGAATTTGGATCGAAAGTCGTTTTGTGAAATTTTTCCCGCAAGGCTGGCGCCGCAGTGCTAGCGCTTCGGCGCTGGCACACAACGCCTAGGCTCTTCACCAGCGCTGCAGCTCCACACTGCACGACGCCTAGACGCTAGTTCAGAGTGTAAGGGGCTTCGGTTTTAGCGCTATTCTTGATTGGGGTATCGTTACATCGTTACGACCGAGATTAGTGAGGGTTAAATTAGCTGATTTGAAGCTTGTTTAGGTATCTTTGAATTAAGATTTAGATGTGGTCATCTTCGGGTAGATTTGGCAGTATTTGCAGCGACCTAAACACGATTTGTCATGTTTTAAAAGTTTATGTTATCACGAATACAACTTTTTatgtaaatatgaaaaatacgttgcatgcttggtttcaagaaaaaattacgtatatacatgatttattaagtgatgaatatgatgacatattTTGGATaatgagagttggttgtgactaatacgatgacacgatgacatgtaaggccaaggctaaGTGGACATATAAtattgtcgctgatgtccctgccGCCGGGTACCACAGTTATACGTAGAtagatccatcgactgacatcatgatacaaaagtcacagctaatgaacaaaattcaaattaagaaaacgAACACAGATATGTTGATATTATGTTATATGATAATGGCTATGCATACGGTTTtataagatcatgaaatgtattttattacagtacttttcactgttgcatgttatgtatatgtacttgttattaatgTTTCAGGTGTGtttagtctttagactcactaggtgagaatgatgcaggtgagcatgtcgATGAGGAGGCTGGAGGTGCTGAATTCTGAGTAGGCATGATCAGTTTGTACGTTTGTTACGTTATGTTGATGATTTTCAGGATTTTTACTCGTTTTAATTTTTCATCCCGGACTGATGGCCGAGTTGGCAAATTTTTGAACTATCGTATTTTAATTGTCATTTGATTATGGTTATTTTTCAAATGTGTATTTTCCAATAGTCATGCTTGCATGCCTAGAAGGTGATTTtcgagatttataaaaaaatatgtagCATTTTTAAGTAGTAGACATTTCAGATAATATCAAACGAGATCTATAAAATTTAGAATGGTTAATATtgttattttttagattttttaatTCAACTCTATATCAAATTATTCGTTATACTAACCTTGGAATTATATTGATTTTGATGTCCAAACATTTTGGGCAACTGTTTCCATTAGTTGTTTTGATTATACCCTTCATACAGTTGTATATCTCGTACCATAACATTTTTGATATCGTTGCTTCAAAGCATTAGAGAGTATCATGCAATCATATTTCTTTAAGATAAGAAATTCAGATTAAATTtcatttgtaattttaaatttgaagTTATAACGATTTGtacataaaattttgctaatattgatattatttttattattttggtgtGATTTTGATTATACTAATACTTAGTTATACATGCGATATTTGCATAAATTGTAATGAAACAATTGAATTTTACATTTTCAAGTGTTTTTTTATGTGTTTTATCAATTGTTCAATAGCGATCTTAATTGAATATTTGATTTGCTTGTCTATCCAGATTCAGTTCATTTTCTCTCGCTTGTTTTTGCTTTCCAACATGTTAATGTTCATTTTTAATATCCTTTTTGGAAATGAATTTAACTtattagttttaaaaattttgaaaaataaatatgataTTGACAAGGGAATACacaaatttactaaaataaacttttataagattttttataataatcacAAAAACTCATATTATATGATCTCACGAGTCAGTTTTGTGAGatgcatattttatttgagttatctatgaaaaaaaatattatttttatgctaaaaatattactttttattgtaaatataggcAGAATTGACCCGTCGCACAAATAAATATctgtgatatcgtctcacaagagacctgctCTATTATCATATAACATAGTTGATCTCTAAAATCGTGTTAGTTGTAATTTGTaatgttaaaaataattataaatatgttcCAAATATATTggttatatatttatttgttcaTTTATCCTAACAGTGTGTTTGGCAACCCGGATTTGGGAGGATTTCATGGGATTTGGAATTCAAAATCTTATTCTTACTGTTTGGCAATATGATTCAAAAACGGATTCGGATTTGTTTAggatttggattttaaaaacataCAATTACTTTTTAATCCAACACATTATTCTCATCAACACATCATTCTCCACCAAAAGTTTCTACATAAAtagacttttttttttcttttaactttTTTTTAGAAGTTGAAAGATttcgtttaaattttataagtttcttgtgttatttacttattaatataataaaaattatagtaaTTACCAAAGCCTCTTTTTacgtttaataattaatttcatgttaaagtttgaagttgtttaatgattttttaattattattttatgcgCGCTATggttaataaataataattaattttgaatttacaaaTACAAATAATAGAGAAGAATTATTAATTTCTAAACTTCTTTgggttatttatttttatatgatttctaAACGCAGctttgtaaaattttaaaattccaaattcgaatttttttttttgtcaaaacaagaaatgaaattgtaaataccatttttaaattttaaaccaaacgCCAAATGGAATTTTAAATACTTGAATTTCCAAATACAATTCCAAATCTCATGAAATACTCTCAAATCTAGTGTGTTTGCCAAACACACTGTTAGAAGCTAAGAGTCCGACACATGATATTATTGGAAAGAAAATATCATAATTCACGAGTACCAAATTATCtaacattaaataaaaattaatccaaTTTCACAAAGAACAAAACCATCAAGACTTTATGCATATAACAAATACGCACTTCCATAGCAATTATATATTTTACATATATGTGTGGTGTGAAAGACAATGAATCAACCATGTGATCCACTCTCACTATATCTCTGTGCAAAAAGATTCTTAAACACTGTTACGGGTAaagaatttaaatttaaaaaaaaattacacttTGTTTTTATACAATTATCAAAAACCTGGATCAGCTCTTGCTCTTGATGttctacacacacacacacacacgaatACACACAAATAAATAATATGGTAATACCACAAAGCATGACAAAAAAACAAGCAGAAATTTtgtttatataaatttattatttggaAGCCCTAAAAAGCTGGCTCCCGAGGGTGACAACTGGAGTTCCTTCCCCCATGATTGTTGTCAAGCTCATTTCTTTCTCAAGAATTCGATCAAGTTCTGCGACCACATTGCTCATCGCAGGACGCCTCTCGCTTGAAGGGTTCACACAGTTCACTATCAAATTTATGAACTCTTCCACTCCCTCCTTCGTAAAGCTATTACCCAATCGATGATCAATCATAGTAGATGTGGTGCCACAATCCTGATGATTTTGCACCtgacaaataaataatatatcctTCCTTACATAACTATTATAccatttttaaagaaaatccaaaagaaacaCACCCATTCGACCATGACATCTGAAGTTAGCAAGTCCTTGGCCACCTGCCCGCTCAATAACTCCAAAAGAAAAACCCCGAAACTGTAAACATCACTTTTCTCAGAAAATCGACCGAACTCCTTAACCCTGTACAAATAAATGAAATTATGGCTAATGACTTCCCGAGGAATTATACAAATAAATCACTAAATGCATGTGCATTACTCAGGAGCAAGGAAAATCTCATCAGCTGCAACTTCAGATGATGGGCCCGCACTATCAAATCGTCCAAGAAAATTGAGTAACCCCGCATCTGCTACTTTAGCAATGAAATTCTCATCCACAAGTACATTAAGTGTTTTGAAATCCTTGTGTATTAATCTAGGACTGAGAGAGTGGAGATGAGCTAAACCTGCATACGGTTTTAAAGGATGTGTGAGCTGCGCGTTCTAAAGCATTAATGTTCAATGCTACAGAGACCAACTACAGTTTTTTGGAACCTCAATATTTGTCGTTTCTCATCATTGATATTGCTACATTTCTATGGTGAAACAAAATATACGCTACAAGGAAAGCCAAAAATGCTCACTGATTTTGCAGAGGATCACCTTTAGCTGCCCCCAGAGCTATCGATAGCCTGTGCTTGAACTCAAGCTTCTCCTGTGAAACCTGGCCAGCACCTGTCAAAGAAGAGTTGGGGAATCCaagatacaaaaaaaaaactgttTGTTAAAGAAGTAAAAGTAATCAAATAAGGGAAACGAAAGAGCAGAGCTGAATAAATGAAtggagaaagaaaagcaagaggATACAAGTTTCGGAAATTATCGAGGGAATAAAATAGTTGAAAGGAATGCAGAAGAAGATAATGAAAAAATGGTGGGAATTGAAATAAAACAGCAAGCAAAGCAGCAGCACAATCAGGGTTCAATCAAGGAAATAAGCTAATACGAAGGAGAAACGATGACGAAgtatgaaaaagtaaaaaaaaaagaagaccaGAGGATGTAGGGAACCCAGACCTGGTTTTGCAGAGGAAAGATACCTTAGAACCAAGTTCAGCGAAAGAAAATAGTTTTCAGATCTGGGGAAATCTGACACAATACAATTCACATTGTATTTTCCAGTCCAAGAAAAGATTAGACCTATttggaaaatatatattttttaataacaaACGGGTGGATGGATCAAATGACTGGCAAATAAATCACCAAACGACTGGTGAATAATTTTATGGTTATCCAGCAGAGACATGATTTCTGTAGAAAAAGTAGCTGGATTATTAAAGTTAAATTTACTTGCACGTGTATATGTGCACAGACACCCCAATATTGAGACATAAGGGTAGGGAGGATGAGGTCAATTACCGTACAGGTGAATAGATACACTTCCGTTGGGTATGTACTCGTAGATAAGAATCTGCAGATTACTTTCCTGGCAATAGCCTAATAAAGTGACCAGATTTCGATGTTGAATAGATGCTATATATCGGACCTGACAAGAAAATATATCCCATAATCATCTAAGGATGGAACTCAGAAAAATGTCTTAAAAATTAATAGACATTACGTCTACGTATGACACGAGAAATCCAGCTTTACAAAATGCACGTGTCAGGAATAAAGTTCTGATATGTTCAACAAGTTACGAACAATGTGTGTGTGCACATTATTTTCAAGAAGGGAAAATCCTAAAAGTGCGACAAAAGgacatataaaaaataattttgaaagagAAATCACAAAAATCTTGATGAAGAATCAAGGTGAGAAAAAGAATAAAACTCTAAGATAAAGATACTTATCAATGTTCAAAAAATGCATCAGATTATTtagaatcttaaattttatgtaCAACATTGTCGCCAATATGGGGTGGGAAGAAAGTTACTGTATCCCTCATCTCAACTACCTTGCAATCCAAAAGCCAAAAGAAGTGAAAAAGGTTGATAATCTCGAAAATAAGATTCCACTTCCAGGTTGTATATTAAACATGTCTATTAAATGATATAGCACTGAATTAATTCacattattttgaaaataaaaagatacCTCATCAATGAACTCCTGAGTAGGGCGTCCAGGTCGTCTTTTTATTGCTACAAGCATCCCATCATGGAGCAAGCCTTTATAAACCTCCCCAAACTTTCCTTGTCCTATCAAACTTTTGTCACTGAAGTTTCTTGTTGCCAATAACAATTCCTCAATCTCGAAGCGTCTAGCATCTCGCAAAGTAAACTCAATTCCAGTAGCTCTTCCAACTGCATAGCACTTAGGATTTTATTGTCTGACCGTTTACaatgaatcctaagttgctgtGAACAGATGGATCAGAATGCAAAAGTTACCTTGAACAGATGGATCAGAAGAGCCTGTCTCAGATGTTCTTGAAACGCCACTACCATGTAACAAGCAGTACCACAAAATAATTAGCAGTATTCCCACCAATGCCACGGCTCCTGCAGCGCCTCCTAAAATTGCTGCAAGAGTCCTTGACATTTAAACTGGGATCCAGCTCAGTGTTAGGCGGTTTTATTGAGATTATAATTTGGACATGGAACCTGAAATTAAGAGTATGCATAAAAAAAAGATCCAAGATAAGGATTCTAATCTGGAGATAATGTGAATCAGGTTGCACTGAGGCAATCACAAGGATTTCTTTGCTTCTGGTCGGGGTTTTACCTAGATACAATTGCAAGAATATAAACAATCGAGGAATGCATG
This is a stretch of genomic DNA from Primulina eburnea isolate SZY01 chromosome 11, ASM2296580v1, whole genome shotgun sequence. It encodes these proteins:
- the LOC140806395 gene encoding proline-rich receptor-like protein kinase PERK1, with the protein product MSRTLAAILGGAAGAVALVGILLIILWYCLLHGSGVSRTSETGSSDPSVQVGRATGIEFTLRDARRFEIEELLLATRNFSDKSLIGQGKFGEVYKGLLHDGMLVAIKRRPGRPTQEFIDEVRYIASIQHRNLVTLLGYCQESNLQILIYEYIPNGSVSIHLYGAGQVSQEKLEFKHRLSIALGAAKGLAHLHSLSPRLIHKDFKTLNVLVDENFIAKVADAGLLNFLGRFDSAGPSSEVAADEIFLAPEVKEFGRFSEKSDVYSFGVFLLELLSGQVAKDLLTSDVMVEWVQNHQDCGTTSTMIDHRLGNSFTKEGVEEFINLIVNCVNPSSERRPAMSNVVAELDRILEKEMSLTTIMGEGTPVVTLGSQLFRASK